The Symmachiella macrocystis genome includes the window GCCGTTGATTCACACCGGCCCAGCTGCCTACAGCGACATGGTGCGGCTGCAGCCGGGTGAATTCGGTGTGCTGTTCGAAGCGGGCGATGCGGGGCAAAAGCGTTATGACCGGATCGTTTTCGTGCGGTTTAATGCCCTTCCATTTTCGCAGGAATAGTTACTGTCCCACATGCAAATCACACTTTGATAACCTCGCATCAACGGTAGCAGCATAAAGGCTTGGGATACCACGCCCGCTCATTCACAGAGCGCTCTAAGTCAGGCCGGATCCCCTTTGATAGCAAGCGTTAACCTCGCCCCCATTGGACTTCCTCGCCGTATGTTGTCAGAACGAGGTATCCAAAGGTTGAGAGGCATGTTACTCTCATTAGCTAGCTAACGAACCAAAGCTCAAATCCACAGCGGGCATCAAGCGAATGGAGTTGAGTGTTTGGGCGGGAGATTGCCCGCAATCACCGCGAAACGAAACGTCCTAAGAGATTGTTTCGCATCACGAAAACAAAAGCGTCGATCTGGTCGGGCGGAGAGTATCGTCGATCAGAGTGTTCTGGGAGTACATAATGAGCTCGTCACATGTGATAAAACTTGCTTTAACCGCCTTGTTGCTTTTGGCCGGTGATCGCATGGCACATGCCCAAAAGCGGCCCCCCGCGCGTGTTGTTGTCCAAAAAGTTGTTGCCAAAGAGATGGCGGCTGGTCAATCCTTTGTCGCCACGGTCCTACCAATCAAACGCGCCATCGTCGGCAGCGCCGTTGATGGACGAGTCGTCAAGATTTTGGCCCGTGACGGCCAACGCGTCACAAAGATGCAACCGCTGGTCCAACTTCTCACCGAAACGATCGAACTGAAATTGGTGGCCGCCGAAGCCGAGTTGGAATTGCGACGACAGGAGCTCTTGGAGTTGGAAAACGGGACGCGGAAACAAGACATCGCGCAGGCGCAAGCCAAAATGCTGGGGGCCAAGGCCAACATGGCCTATACCACCACGCGCCGCAACCGACTGCAAAACCTGCGCGATGCGCGGGCGGCGACACAGGAGTTGATTGAAGAGGCCGAAGCAGCGGCAACGCATGCTGAGCAGGATTATTATGAGTTCAAGTCCGCCTATGAGTTGGCCGTTGAAGGTCCGCGGCCGGAAAAAATTGCGCAAGCCCGCGCCAAAGCCGCCATCCAACAAGCGTCTGTCGACGAGCTCAAATTACGCATCAAAAAGCATACGATGATTTCACGATTTGATGGTTACGTCATCGGTAAAAAAACAGAAGAGGGAGCCTGGGTCTCGTCGGGCGATCCCGTGATGGAATTGGTCGCACTGGATTATGTCGAAGTACAAGCATTTGTGACTGAAAATCACGCCGCATTTGTGAAACCCGACATGACAGTCCGCGTGGAAATCCCTGCATTACCCGACCGACTTTTTACCGGATTTGTCAGTGCCATTATTCCGCAGGCCGATGCGCGGGCCAGAACCGTTCCGATTCGCGTCCGGGTGAAGAACGAAATTAGCGAAGCGGGTCCGCTGTTGAAATGGGGCATGTATGCACGGGTCGAATTGCCAACCGGCCCATTGCAAAAAGCCGTCATGGTCCCCAAAGACGCGTTGGTCCTCGGTGGTCCCAAACCGTTGGTCTATATTGTCGCAGTGGGAAAGGATCAATCCGGCACGGTCAAGGCAGTCCCGGTGGAACTGGGGGTCGCCACACCCAATTTGATTCAAGTCAAAGGACCGATTCAGGTGGGGGAATCAGTTGTAGTCGAAGGGAACGAGCGTCTGCGGCCCGGTCAAAACGTTGTGATTGTCAACAACATCCCGCCAACGGCCGCGGCAAAGAACTAGCCGAGAAGCATTACTGTGCAGTTTCACTTTCTCCGAGAACGGAAAAGTGAAATACAAAACACCCCACCCCGAATGTGCATGAGAATGACCCCACAACGCGAGAATCGGTCACGATCCATCCGCGGGGATGAAATCCAGTCGCACGCTAAACCGCAGCTTTGATGGTACCCAGTCATGCAGCTCATAGAATCGTTCGTTCGCAATCCCGTCAAAGTCAGCGTCGGCGCACTCTTGGTCGCCCTCTTTGGACTGGTTGCCTTAACGCGAATGCCGATGCAACTCACACCGGAAGTGCAGACTCCCACGATCACCATCGAAACGCTCTGGCCGGGAGCCAGTCCGCAAGAAGTCGAACAGGAAATCGTGTTGGAGCAAGAGGAGCAGCTCAAAAGCGTCGAAGGGATCACCAAGATGACCTCCGAAAGCGCGGACTCCAAGGGAACCATCACGCTGGAATTCCAAGTCGGCATCGATATGGGGGAATCGCTGCTCAAGGTCAATAGCCGCTTGCAACAGGTCCGCGAATACCCCGAAGATGCGGACGAACCGGTCATCTCGACTGCGAACTCTTCCGACCGGCCGATTGCCTGGTTTATTCTCAGTTCGCGCGCTCCGTCTATTGAGCAATACGACGCATTCGAGGCCAAGTATCCCCAATTGGTCGAATTGATCGCTCCAGCGCGGCGGGCCAATAATGTCGGTTTGGGAATGCTGCGACTCCGCTTGCTGTCCAAAGACCATCCAGAGCTCAAGGAGTTGTTACCTCCGGAGGATCTAGATGTGACCAAGATGCGGCGTTTTGCTGAGGATGAAATCGAGGCTCGCTTTGAACGCGTCTCAGGTGTATCGCAATCGAATGTGCTTGGCGGACTCGAAGACGAACTGCAGGTCGTCGTCGATCCGGAAAGACTCGCCGCACGGCAATTGACTCTCACCGACGTTCGTAACGTCCTTCAGGCCCAAAACTCCGACACGTCAGCCGGAGACTTCTGGGAAGGCAAACGGCGCTGGGTCGTCCGTGCTCTGGGACAGTTTCGTGATCCAAAGCAAGTCGAAGATCAACCGTTGGCCGTTGTGGACGGCGCGCCGGTTTTTGTACGAGACGTGGCAGAGGTCCGGTTGGGATACAAAAAGCCAGACGGCTTAGTGCGGCGGTTCGGCGAATCTAGCATCGCCATCAACTGCCTGCGTGAAACCGGAGCCAATGTGTTGGATGTGATGGATGGTCTGCGCGCCGCAGTGGCCGAGGTGGATGAGGATATTCTCAAGCCCCGTGGTCTGCAATTGGTGCAAGTCTACGACGAAACGGACTATATCAATTCTTCCATCAATCTCGTGCAACAAAACATCTTCATCGGTGGTGCGCTGACCATGATCGTGTTGATGTTGTTCTTGCATCTGGGGGTCCGCACTTTGTTGGCTGTACCGTTGATTGTGGCCAGCGCCTGGGCAGCCGCCTACATCTCCCCGATTTATTTTGTCGTCTGTGTCGCAGTCATCGTCGCTTCGGGATTTTGGTTTGCCCGTGGTGCATTGGTCGTCGCGTTGGCGATTCCCACGAGTCTGATCGCTTCGTTCCTCGTCATGGGGATCCTCGGACGATCATTAAATGTCATTAGCTTAGCCGGATTGGCATTCGCCGTGGGGATGCTGGTCGATAACGCCGTCGTTGTTTTGGAAAATATCTATCGCCGTCACGATCTGGGCGAAGGTCCGTTTGAGGCCGCCGTCCGTGGGACACAGGAAGTTTTAGGAGCCGTCGCTGCTTCGACCATAACGACAGTCGCCGTGTTCCTCCCGGTGGTCTTTGTTCAAGAAGAAGCAGGCCAGTTATTCCGTGATATCGCACTGGCGATTAGCGCTGCTGTTGCATTGTCGCTGGTCGTCTCGATGACCGTGATCCCCACCGCCGCATCCCGATTGTTTCACTCCGACGAAGAAGACGCGACTCCCCGGAAGCCATCAGTCTTGCACCGCTTGTTCCACCGTTCCGGTGGAAGGAATGGTGCGCAACAAAATCAATCCGCACCGCAACCGACGCCGGCCCCAAGTTCACGTTTGGGGAAATTCGCACAAATCATCGTCGCACCATTGACCATATTGGGCAACTTATTTGTCTCGGCGATCGTCGGGTTCAACCGTTGGATTCAACGCGGACTGTTGCGTCGTCTCGCCGTCGTCATAGCTCTGTTCGGCATGGCGGTCGGAGTCAGTTGGGCACTCTGGCCCAAAATTGAATACCTGCCAACCGGAAACCGCAACTTGGTCTTCGGAATTGTGCTACCGCCGCCGGGCTATAATCTTGACCAGATGACGAAATTGGGACAAATCGTTGAAACGGAACTGCGTCCCTATTGGGACGTCGATATCGACAGCCCCGAGGCCCGAGCGCTGGACTACCCGGTGATTAACGACTTCTTCTTCGTGGCCCGCGGCCGGCAAGTCTTTATGGGTATTCGCGCGTATGACGGGCAACGTGTGGGAGAACTCGTGCCATTGGTGCAACAGGTCGGTTCCCAAATCCCCGGCGCATTCGCCATCGCAAAACAATCGAGTCTGTTCGAACAAGGCTTATCAGCGGGCCGGACGATTGAGATTGAAATCACCGGTCCGGACTTGAAGAAACTCGTGGCATTGGGCGGACAGATTTTGGGGCAAGTCACACAGATCATGCCCGAAGCCCAAGCACGTCCCGTTCCCAGTCTCGACTTGTCTACCCCTGAATTACACATCGACCCCAAACTCGTCCAAGCAGCCGAGATGGAAGTCAGCAGCCGCGACTTAGGATTTGCAGCGAACTCCTTAATCGACGGTGCTTACGCCGGCGACTATTACTTGGATGGGAAGAAAATCGACTTGTCGATCGTCGGCCAAGAAAACTACGCCGACACGACGCATGAAATCGAGGCGTTGCCCGTGGCGACCCCCAGTGGACAGCTTGTCCCGCTGTCGTCGTTGGCTCATGTGACCATGTCCAGCGGGCCGGAACAAGTCAATCACCGCGAACGGGTCCGGGCCATCACCATCGAAGTTTCGCCCCCGCAGGGGACCGCCTTAGAAGATGCGATGATTCAAATCAAAGAGAGTATCGTCGGACCGATCATGCAAAGCGGGCAATTGGATGGAGGCTATCAAATCAACCTTGCAGGGACTGCCGATAAACTCAGCAAAATGCAAGACACCTTTTTCGGCCGGTGGACTGGTTGGAACGTGGACAGTCTCACCAGCGTTTTCACCAGCCAATTTGTACTCGTCGTGCTGATCACGTATCTCCTGATGGCGGCATTGTTCGAATCGTGGTTGTATCCCCTGGTGATTATTCTCACCGTGCCGTTGGGTGCCGTGGGAGGCATCTTGGGGCTCAATTTGCTCAACGTCTATCTGGTTGCCACCGGTCAAATTACGCAACAGTTGGACGTACTGACGATGCTCGGCTTCGTAATTTTGATCG containing:
- a CDS encoding efflux RND transporter permease subunit; the protein is MQLIESFVRNPVKVSVGALLVALFGLVALTRMPMQLTPEVQTPTITIETLWPGASPQEVEQEIVLEQEEQLKSVEGITKMTSESADSKGTITLEFQVGIDMGESLLKVNSRLQQVREYPEDADEPVISTANSSDRPIAWFILSSRAPSIEQYDAFEAKYPQLVELIAPARRANNVGLGMLRLRLLSKDHPELKELLPPEDLDVTKMRRFAEDEIEARFERVSGVSQSNVLGGLEDELQVVVDPERLAARQLTLTDVRNVLQAQNSDTSAGDFWEGKRRWVVRALGQFRDPKQVEDQPLAVVDGAPVFVRDVAEVRLGYKKPDGLVRRFGESSIAINCLRETGANVLDVMDGLRAAVAEVDEDILKPRGLQLVQVYDETDYINSSINLVQQNIFIGGALTMIVLMLFLHLGVRTLLAVPLIVASAWAAAYISPIYFVVCVAVIVASGFWFARGALVVALAIPTSLIASFLVMGILGRSLNVISLAGLAFAVGMLVDNAVVVLENIYRRHDLGEGPFEAAVRGTQEVLGAVAASTITTVAVFLPVVFVQEEAGQLFRDIALAISAAVALSLVVSMTVIPTAASRLFHSDEEDATPRKPSVLHRLFHRSGGRNGAQQNQSAPQPTPAPSSRLGKFAQIIVAPLTILGNLFVSAIVGFNRWIQRGLLRRLAVVIALFGMAVGVSWALWPKIEYLPTGNRNLVFGIVLPPPGYNLDQMTKLGQIVETELRPYWDVDIDSPEARALDYPVINDFFFVARGRQVFMGIRAYDGQRVGELVPLVQQVGSQIPGAFAIAKQSSLFEQGLSAGRTIEIEITGPDLKKLVALGGQILGQVTQIMPEAQARPVPSLDLSTPELHIDPKLVQAAEMEVSSRDLGFAANSLIDGAYAGDYYLDGKKIDLSIVGQENYADTTHEIEALPVATPSGQLVPLSSLAHVTMSSGPEQVNHRERVRAITIEVSPPQGTALEDAMIQIKESIVGPIMQSGQLDGGYQINLAGTADKLSKMQDTFFGRWTGWNVDSLTSVFTSQFVLVVLITYLLMAALFESWLYPLVIILTVPLGAVGGILGLNLLNVYLVATGQITQQLDVLTMLGFVILIGTVVNNPILIVHQSLNHMREDGMLPRDAILESIRTRIRPIFMTTLTTVLGLLPLVLFPGAGSELYRGLGSVVLGGLMVSTVFTLVLVPTLFSLMLDARTRFVRLFVGERIPETMPPPEPPQTPAPQRELVHPG
- a CDS encoding efflux RND transporter periplasmic adaptor subunit, with protein sequence MSSSHVIKLALTALLLLAGDRMAHAQKRPPARVVVQKVVAKEMAAGQSFVATVLPIKRAIVGSAVDGRVVKILARDGQRVTKMQPLVQLLTETIELKLVAAEAELELRRQELLELENGTRKQDIAQAQAKMLGAKANMAYTTTRRNRLQNLRDARAATQELIEEAEAAATHAEQDYYEFKSAYELAVEGPRPEKIAQARAKAAIQQASVDELKLRIKKHTMISRFDGYVIGKKTEEGAWVSSGDPVMELVALDYVEVQAFVTENHAAFVKPDMTVRVEIPALPDRLFTGFVSAIIPQADARARTVPIRVRVKNEISEAGPLLKWGMYARVELPTGPLQKAVMVPKDALVLGGPKPLVYIVAVGKDQSGTVKAVPVELGVATPNLIQVKGPIQVGESVVVEGNERLRPGQNVVIVNNIPPTAAAKN